In Vicingus serpentipes, the following are encoded in one genomic region:
- a CDS encoding RNA polymerase sigma factor produces the protein MKSETKNTYTDEQLVDLIVLEGRSEFFSFLYKKYQLIVYKKCLAITKSIDVSEELTQDILCKVFDKLKEFKKQSTFSTWLFSIVYHECINYLRSLKKISHQLYDIEEVDEDIELIELEDLKVSRLDEVLNLLPAIDKAILLMKYQEGFKLKQIQSILNLTESTTKMRIKRAKIKVLKLYNDLYSK, from the coding sequence ATGAAAAGCGAAACTAAAAATACCTACACAGATGAGCAATTAGTAGATTTAATTGTTCTAGAAGGTAGAAGTGAGTTTTTTAGTTTTTTATATAAAAAATATCAATTAATTGTTTACAAAAAATGCTTAGCAATTACTAAGAGTATAGATGTTTCTGAGGAGTTGACACAAGATATTTTATGTAAAGTTTTTGATAAGCTAAAAGAGTTTAAAAAACAATCAACTTTTTCAACATGGTTGTTTTCAATTGTATATCATGAGTGTATTAATTATCTACGAAGTTTAAAAAAAATCTCACATCAGCTATATGACATAGAGGAAGTTGATGAAGATATTGAATTAATTGAATTAGAAGATTTAAAAGTAAGTAGGTTAGATGAAGTTTTAAATTTATTGCCAGCGATTGATAAGGCGATTCTTTTAATGAAATATCAAGAAGGATTTAAATTAAAACAAATTCAGTCGATATTAAACCTTACAGAAAGTACTACTAAAATGAGAATAAAAAGAGCAAAAATTAAAGTGTTAAAACTTTATAACGATTTATATTCTAAATAA
- a CDS encoding SET domain-containing protein: protein MIHPNTEVKLVSKEIGLGVFATSLIPKGSITYILDEMELIYPENHPLLKNPHYLKHINKYSYIDNKGDRILSWDYAKYMNHYCDFNSISTGYGFEIAIRDIEAGEQITDDYGTLNIEKPMNCGCGKSNCRKTIYPDDLLKYSDEWDGYIIDALKNLTKVKQPLMEFMDEQLKKELEIYISTGKSYNSIRDTYYERSSILK, encoded by the coding sequence ATGATACACCCAAATACAGAAGTGAAACTTGTAAGTAAAGAAATTGGGTTAGGAGTTTTTGCAACTTCATTAATACCAAAAGGAAGTATTACTTATATATTAGATGAAATGGAATTAATTTATCCAGAAAATCATCCTTTATTAAAAAATCCACATTACTTAAAACACATAAATAAATATTCATATATAGATAATAAAGGAGATCGAATTTTGAGTTGGGATTATGCGAAGTATATGAACCATTACTGTGATTTTAATTCGATTAGTACAGGGTATGGTTTTGAGATAGCCATTAGAGATATCGAAGCAGGGGAGCAAATTACAGATGATTATGGTACTTTAAATATTGAAAAACCAATGAATTGCGGTTGTGGAAAATCTAATTGTAGAAAAACAATTTATCCTGATGATTTATTGAAATATAGTGATGAGTGGGACGGTTATATTATAGATGCTTTAAAAAATTTAACAAAAGTTAAGCAACCTTTAATGGAGTTTATGGATGAACAGTTAAAAAAAGAATTAGAAATCTATATTTCCACAGGTAAATCTTATAATAGCATTAGAGATACTTATTACGAGAGGTCTTCAATATTAAAATAA
- a CDS encoding PepSY-like domain-containing protein, whose product MKTLTILALVFVQSMAVAQDAPAKVKESCKLKFPKATEVEWNKEGVNYVAEFYENDMSVTGIFDATGKWLETKTSIEESEIPTIVSKAALSKYKDTYLSNQSKIENNEHVIHYEIVLSSDDEAYTLLMDEKGAILKSDKQVFLDNEESLEEEN is encoded by the coding sequence ATGAAAACTTTAACAATTTTAGCCTTAGTATTTGTTCAATCAATGGCAGTAGCTCAAGATGCTCCAGCAAAAGTAAAAGAATCATGTAAATTAAAGTTTCCTAAGGCTACTGAAGTAGAATGGAATAAAGAAGGAGTAAATTATGTGGCTGAATTTTATGAAAATGATATGTCAGTAACAGGAATTTTTGATGCAACAGGTAAGTGGTTAGAAACTAAAACGAGTATAGAAGAATCAGAAATACCAACAATTGTTTCAAAAGCGGCATTGTCAAAGTATAAAGACACTTATTTGTCAAATCAATCTAAGATAGAGAATAATGAACATGTGATTCATTATGAAATTGTTTTAAGTTCTGATGATGAAGCATATACTTTATTGATGGATGAAAAAGGAGCAATTTTAAAATCTGATAAACAGGTTTTTCTTGACAATGAAGAATCATTAGAAGAGGAAAATTAG